In Tachysurus vachellii isolate PV-2020 chromosome 12, HZAU_Pvac_v1, whole genome shotgun sequence, the following are encoded in one genomic region:
- the olfm1a gene encoding olfactomedin 1a isoform X1 codes for MSLPLLKIGVVLSTMAMITNWMSQTLPSLVGLNSTRLMAAPPAGADRSTALHQIQKVLPANPEESWQVYSSAQDSEGRCVCTVVAPQQTMCSRDARTKQLRQLLEKVQNMTQSIQTLDERTQKDLQYVHRMEVQLRGLETKFKQVEENHKQNIAKQYKAIKAKMEELRPMIPVLEEYKADAKLVLQFKEEVKNLTSVLSELQEEIGAFDYEELHSRVSNLEERLRACMQKLACGKLTGISDPVTIKTSGSRYGSWMTDPLAPDGDTRVYYMDGYHNNRFVREYPSMAEFMNTDNFTSHRLPHPWSGTGQVVYNGSIYFNKFQSHTIIKFDIKTSMISKSSQLDYAGFNNRYHYSWGGHSDIDLMVDEGGLWAVYATNQNAGNIVISKLNPVTLQVIKSWTTNHPKRSAGEAFMICGTLYVTNGYSGGTKVYYAFHTNSSTYEYIDIPFQNKYSHISMLDYNPKDRALYAWNNGHQVLYNVTLYHLIRSE; via the exons ATGTCATTGCCCTTGCTTAAGATCGGAGTTGTGCTCAGCACCATGGCCATGATCACTAACTGGATGTCGCAGACTCTGCCCTCGCTCGTTGGCCTGAACAGCACCAGGCTGATGGCGGCTCCGCCTGCAGGAGCGGACCGCAGCACGGCT TTGCACCAAATACAGAAG GTGCTGCCTGCAAACCCGGAGGAGTCGTGGCAGGTGTACAGCTCAGCACAGGACAGTGagggcaggtgtgtgtgcaccGTGGTGGCTCCTCAGCAGACCATGTGCTCACGGGATGCCAGGACTAAGCAGCTGAGACAGCTCCTTGAAAAA GTACAGAACATGACCCAGTCCATCCAGACTTTAGATGAGAGGACACAGAAAGACCTGCAGTACGTTCATCGAATGGAGGTGCAGCTGCGTGGCCTGGAGACTAAATTCAAACAGGTGGAGGAGAACCACAAGCAAAATATTGCTAAGCAATACAAG GCCATAAAAGCGAAAATGGAGGAACTTAGGCCAATGATACCAGTGTTGGAGGAATACAAGGCCGATGCAAAATTGGTATTGCAGTTTAAAGAGGAGGTCAAGAATCTGACGTCAGTGCTAAGCGAGCTGCAGGAGGAGATCGGAGCCTTTGACTACGAGGAGCTCCACAGCAGGGTGTCAAATCTTGAGGAGAGGCTTCGTGCCTGCATGCAAAAATTAG catgtggAAAATTAACGGGAATAAGCGACCCTGTCACTATTAAGACATCCGGCTCAAGATACGGATCATGGATGACTGATCCCCTTGCCCCTGATGGTGACACCAGG GTTTATTACATGGACGGGTACCATAATAACCGTTTTGTACGTGAGTACCCGTCTATGGCGGAATTCATGAACACTGATAACTTCACCTCTCATCGGCTCCCTCACCCTTGGTCTGGCACAGGTCAGGTGGTCTACAATGGCTCCATTTACTTCAACAAGTTCCAGAGCCACACTATAATTAAGTTTGACATCAAGACCTCCATGATCAGTAAGTCCAGCCAGCTGGATTATGCTGGATTCAACAACCGCTACCACTACTCATGGGGTGGTCATTCCGATATTGATCTGATGGTGGATGAAGGAGGACTTTGGGCAGTGTACGccaccaatcagaatgcagggAACATCGTCATCAGCAAGCTAAACCCAGTTACATTGCAGGTAATCAAGAGCTGGACCACTAACCACCCGAAAAGGAGTGCCGGGGAGGCTTTTATGATCTGCGGAACTCTCTATGTAACAAACGGCTACTCTGGAGGAACAAAGGTCTATTATGCCTTCCACACCAACTCCTCCACCTACGAGTACATCGACATCCCTTTCCAGAATAAGTATTCACACATCTCTATGTTGGACTACAACCCAAAGGACAGAGCACTGTATGCGTGGAACAATGGGCACCAGGTGCTATACAATGTAACTCTATACCACCTTATCCGCTCTGAGTAG
- the olfm1a gene encoding olfactomedin 1a isoform X3: MQPASKILSLILLVLMGTELTQVLPANPEESWQVYSSAQDSEGRCVCTVVAPQQTMCSRDARTKQLRQLLEKVQNMTQSIQTLDERTQKDLQYVHRMEVQLRGLETKFKQVEENHKQNIAKQYKAIKAKMEELRPMIPVLEEYKADAKLVLQFKEEVKNLTSVLSELQEEIGAFDYEELHSRVSNLEERLRACMQKLACGKLTGISDPVTIKTSGSRYGSWMTDPLAPDGDTRVYYMDGYHNNRFVREYPSMAEFMNTDNFTSHRLPHPWSGTGQVVYNGSIYFNKFQSHTIIKFDIKTSMISKSSQLDYAGFNNRYHYSWGGHSDIDLMVDEGGLWAVYATNQNAGNIVISKLNPVTLQVIKSWTTNHPKRSAGEAFMICGTLYVTNGYSGGTKVYYAFHTNSSTYEYIDIPFQNKYSHISMLDYNPKDRALYAWNNGHQVLYNVTLYHLIRSE, from the exons ATGCAGCCTGCAAGCAAGATCCTGAGTCTCATCCTGCTGGTGCTGATGGGAACAGAACTCACTCAA GTGCTGCCTGCAAACCCGGAGGAGTCGTGGCAGGTGTACAGCTCAGCACAGGACAGTGagggcaggtgtgtgtgcaccGTGGTGGCTCCTCAGCAGACCATGTGCTCACGGGATGCCAGGACTAAGCAGCTGAGACAGCTCCTTGAAAAA GTACAGAACATGACCCAGTCCATCCAGACTTTAGATGAGAGGACACAGAAAGACCTGCAGTACGTTCATCGAATGGAGGTGCAGCTGCGTGGCCTGGAGACTAAATTCAAACAGGTGGAGGAGAACCACAAGCAAAATATTGCTAAGCAATACAAG GCCATAAAAGCGAAAATGGAGGAACTTAGGCCAATGATACCAGTGTTGGAGGAATACAAGGCCGATGCAAAATTGGTATTGCAGTTTAAAGAGGAGGTCAAGAATCTGACGTCAGTGCTAAGCGAGCTGCAGGAGGAGATCGGAGCCTTTGACTACGAGGAGCTCCACAGCAGGGTGTCAAATCTTGAGGAGAGGCTTCGTGCCTGCATGCAAAAATTAG catgtggAAAATTAACGGGAATAAGCGACCCTGTCACTATTAAGACATCCGGCTCAAGATACGGATCATGGATGACTGATCCCCTTGCCCCTGATGGTGACACCAGG GTTTATTACATGGACGGGTACCATAATAACCGTTTTGTACGTGAGTACCCGTCTATGGCGGAATTCATGAACACTGATAACTTCACCTCTCATCGGCTCCCTCACCCTTGGTCTGGCACAGGTCAGGTGGTCTACAATGGCTCCATTTACTTCAACAAGTTCCAGAGCCACACTATAATTAAGTTTGACATCAAGACCTCCATGATCAGTAAGTCCAGCCAGCTGGATTATGCTGGATTCAACAACCGCTACCACTACTCATGGGGTGGTCATTCCGATATTGATCTGATGGTGGATGAAGGAGGACTTTGGGCAGTGTACGccaccaatcagaatgcagggAACATCGTCATCAGCAAGCTAAACCCAGTTACATTGCAGGTAATCAAGAGCTGGACCACTAACCACCCGAAAAGGAGTGCCGGGGAGGCTTTTATGATCTGCGGAACTCTCTATGTAACAAACGGCTACTCTGGAGGAACAAAGGTCTATTATGCCTTCCACACCAACTCCTCCACCTACGAGTACATCGACATCCCTTTCCAGAATAAGTATTCACACATCTCTATGTTGGACTACAACCCAAAGGACAGAGCACTGTATGCGTGGAACAATGGGCACCAGGTGCTATACAATGTAACTCTATACCACCTTATCCGCTCTGAGTAG
- the olfm1a gene encoding olfactomedin 1a isoform X2 yields the protein MSLPLLKIGVVLSTMAMITNWMSQTLPSLVGLNSTRLMAAPPAGADRSTAVLPANPEESWQVYSSAQDSEGRCVCTVVAPQQTMCSRDARTKQLRQLLEKVQNMTQSIQTLDERTQKDLQYVHRMEVQLRGLETKFKQVEENHKQNIAKQYKAIKAKMEELRPMIPVLEEYKADAKLVLQFKEEVKNLTSVLSELQEEIGAFDYEELHSRVSNLEERLRACMQKLACGKLTGISDPVTIKTSGSRYGSWMTDPLAPDGDTRVYYMDGYHNNRFVREYPSMAEFMNTDNFTSHRLPHPWSGTGQVVYNGSIYFNKFQSHTIIKFDIKTSMISKSSQLDYAGFNNRYHYSWGGHSDIDLMVDEGGLWAVYATNQNAGNIVISKLNPVTLQVIKSWTTNHPKRSAGEAFMICGTLYVTNGYSGGTKVYYAFHTNSSTYEYIDIPFQNKYSHISMLDYNPKDRALYAWNNGHQVLYNVTLYHLIRSE from the exons ATGTCATTGCCCTTGCTTAAGATCGGAGTTGTGCTCAGCACCATGGCCATGATCACTAACTGGATGTCGCAGACTCTGCCCTCGCTCGTTGGCCTGAACAGCACCAGGCTGATGGCGGCTCCGCCTGCAGGAGCGGACCGCAGCACGGCT GTGCTGCCTGCAAACCCGGAGGAGTCGTGGCAGGTGTACAGCTCAGCACAGGACAGTGagggcaggtgtgtgtgcaccGTGGTGGCTCCTCAGCAGACCATGTGCTCACGGGATGCCAGGACTAAGCAGCTGAGACAGCTCCTTGAAAAA GTACAGAACATGACCCAGTCCATCCAGACTTTAGATGAGAGGACACAGAAAGACCTGCAGTACGTTCATCGAATGGAGGTGCAGCTGCGTGGCCTGGAGACTAAATTCAAACAGGTGGAGGAGAACCACAAGCAAAATATTGCTAAGCAATACAAG GCCATAAAAGCGAAAATGGAGGAACTTAGGCCAATGATACCAGTGTTGGAGGAATACAAGGCCGATGCAAAATTGGTATTGCAGTTTAAAGAGGAGGTCAAGAATCTGACGTCAGTGCTAAGCGAGCTGCAGGAGGAGATCGGAGCCTTTGACTACGAGGAGCTCCACAGCAGGGTGTCAAATCTTGAGGAGAGGCTTCGTGCCTGCATGCAAAAATTAG catgtggAAAATTAACGGGAATAAGCGACCCTGTCACTATTAAGACATCCGGCTCAAGATACGGATCATGGATGACTGATCCCCTTGCCCCTGATGGTGACACCAGG GTTTATTACATGGACGGGTACCATAATAACCGTTTTGTACGTGAGTACCCGTCTATGGCGGAATTCATGAACACTGATAACTTCACCTCTCATCGGCTCCCTCACCCTTGGTCTGGCACAGGTCAGGTGGTCTACAATGGCTCCATTTACTTCAACAAGTTCCAGAGCCACACTATAATTAAGTTTGACATCAAGACCTCCATGATCAGTAAGTCCAGCCAGCTGGATTATGCTGGATTCAACAACCGCTACCACTACTCATGGGGTGGTCATTCCGATATTGATCTGATGGTGGATGAAGGAGGACTTTGGGCAGTGTACGccaccaatcagaatgcagggAACATCGTCATCAGCAAGCTAAACCCAGTTACATTGCAGGTAATCAAGAGCTGGACCACTAACCACCCGAAAAGGAGTGCCGGGGAGGCTTTTATGATCTGCGGAACTCTCTATGTAACAAACGGCTACTCTGGAGGAACAAAGGTCTATTATGCCTTCCACACCAACTCCTCCACCTACGAGTACATCGACATCCCTTTCCAGAATAAGTATTCACACATCTCTATGTTGGACTACAACCCAAAGGACAGAGCACTGTATGCGTGGAACAATGGGCACCAGGTGCTATACAATGTAACTCTATACCACCTTATCCGCTCTGAGTAG